From Pseudomonas poae, the proteins below share one genomic window:
- the modC gene encoding molybdenum ABC transporter ATP-binding protein, with the protein MIDVRLNLKYASFALDVDLHLPGRGVTALYGHSGSGKTTCLRCIAGLEHAEDGFIQINDEVWQDSRNGRFVPPHKRALGYVFQEASLFPHLSVRANLEFGLKRIPRQQRRVDMAQATELLGIGHLLERHPQHLSGGERQRIGIARALLTSPNLLLMDEPLAALDSKRKGEILPYLERLHDELDIPVLYVSHAQDEVARLADHIVLLSDGKALASGPIGETLARLDLPMALGDDAGVVINGSVSAYDAHYQLLTLQFPDSNQQLRVAHAPLAVGKTLRVKVQARDVSLSLQAGEHSSILNRLPVTVSQEISADNSAHVLVRLDADGTPLLARITRFSRDQLQLHPGQTLWAQIKAVAVLA; encoded by the coding sequence ATGATTGATGTGCGTTTGAACCTGAAATACGCAAGCTTTGCCTTGGATGTCGATCTGCACCTGCCCGGGCGCGGCGTGACCGCCCTATACGGGCATTCCGGCTCCGGCAAGACCACCTGCCTGCGCTGCATCGCCGGGCTGGAGCACGCCGAGGACGGGTTTATCCAGATCAACGATGAAGTCTGGCAAGACAGCCGCAACGGGCGGTTCGTACCGCCGCACAAGCGGGCGCTGGGTTATGTATTTCAAGAGGCCAGCCTGTTTCCACATTTGTCGGTGCGCGCCAACCTGGAGTTCGGCCTCAAGCGCATCCCGCGTCAGCAACGGCGTGTCGATATGGCCCAGGCCACCGAGCTGCTGGGCATCGGCCACTTGCTTGAGCGTCACCCGCAGCACCTGTCCGGCGGCGAGCGCCAGCGTATCGGCATCGCCCGTGCGCTGCTCACCAGCCCCAACCTGTTGTTGATGGATGAACCGCTGGCCGCCCTCGACAGCAAGCGCAAAGGCGAAATCCTGCCGTACCTCGAACGCCTGCATGACGAGTTGGATATCCCGGTGCTGTATGTCAGCCATGCCCAGGATGAAGTGGCGCGCCTGGCCGATCACATCGTGCTGCTCAGCGATGGCAAGGCCCTGGCCAGCGGCCCCATCGGTGAAACCCTGGCCCGGCTCGACTTGCCCATGGCGCTGGGGGATGACGCCGGCGTGGTGATCAACGGCAGCGTCAGCGCCTACGACGCGCACTATCAACTGCTCACACTGCAGTTTCCCGACAGCAACCAGCAGTTGCGCGTGGCCCATGCGCCGCTGGCCGTCGGCAAAACCCTGCGGGTCAAGGTGCAGGCGCGGGACGTGAGCCTCAGCCTGCAAGCCGGGGAACACAGCAGCATCCTCAACCGCCTGCCGGTGACGGTCAGCCAGGAAATCTCGGCGGATAACAGCGCCCACGTGCTGGTGCGCCTGGACGCCGATGGCACGCCGCTGCTGGCGCGGATCACGCGGTTTTCCCGCGACCAGCTGCAATTGCACCCCGGCCAGACGCTGTGGGCACAGATCAAGGCGGTCGCGGTGCTGGCGTAA
- the modB gene encoding molybdate ABC transporter permease subunit — protein sequence MPLSSADFSAIWLTIKLASLTTVILLVIGTPIALWLSRTRSWWRGPIGAIVALPLVLPPTVIGFYLLLTMGPKGYFGQFTQWLGLGTLTFSFAGLVIGSVIYSMPFVVQPLQNAFCAIGTRPLEVAATLRANPWDTFFTVILPLARPGFITASILGFAHTVGEFGVVLMIGGNIPDKTRVVSVQIYDHVEAMEYAQAHWLAGSMVVFAFLVLLALYSSRKTKMGWS from the coding sequence ATGCCACTCTCGAGTGCCGATTTTTCGGCAATCTGGTTGACCATCAAACTGGCGTCACTGACCACCGTGATCCTGCTGGTCATCGGCACTCCGATTGCCCTGTGGCTGTCGCGCACCCGCTCCTGGTGGCGCGGCCCGATCGGGGCAATCGTCGCCTTGCCGTTGGTGTTGCCACCCACGGTGATCGGTTTCTACCTGCTGTTGACCATGGGCCCCAAGGGTTACTTCGGCCAGTTCACTCAATGGCTGGGCCTGGGCACCCTCACGTTCAGCTTCGCCGGGTTGGTGATTGGCTCGGTGATCTATTCCATGCCGTTTGTGGTGCAGCCGTTGCAAAACGCCTTCTGCGCCATTGGCACGCGCCCACTGGAAGTGGCCGCAACCTTGCGCGCCAACCCGTGGGACACGTTCTTCACGGTGATCCTGCCCCTGGCGCGCCCGGGGTTTATCACCGCCTCCATTCTGGGCTTTGCGCACACCGTCGGTGAATTCGGCGTGGTGCTGATGATCGGCGGCAATATCCCCGACAAAACCCGCGTGGTCTCGGTGCAGATCTACGACCACGTCGAAGCCATGGAGTATGCGCAGGCCCATTGGCTGGCTGGCTCGATGGTGGTGTTCGCGTTCCTCGTATTGCTGGCGCTGTATTCCAGCCGTAAAACCAAGATGGGCTGGAGCTGA
- a CDS encoding DNA topoisomerase IB, which translates to MPDSALPADLPRDLHYVDDTQPGIRRKKLRGKFQYFNPKGERIQDADEIKRLNALAVPPAYTDVWICADPCGHLQATGRDARGRKQYRYHARWREVRDSDKYARLQEFGNALPKLRKQLEAQIAEPGFTREKVLATVVMLLDATLIRVGNTQYARDNKSYGLTTLRTRHVDVKGSEIQFQFRGKSGVEHQVSVKDRRLATVVKRCLELPGQNLFQYLDEDGERHTVSSHDVNAYLHDLTGADFTAKDYRTWAGTAMALAVLRELQWQPESDAKRHVVAMVKDVAKQLGNTPAVCRKCYIHPAVLEHFSLGELSKLPKPRLRKGLKAEEVALAMFLEQLAADLPKKAKTG; encoded by the coding sequence ATGCCCGATTCTGCGCTGCCCGCCGACTTGCCCCGCGACCTGCATTACGTTGACGATACCCAGCCGGGTATCCGCCGTAAAAAACTGCGCGGCAAGTTCCAGTATTTCAATCCCAAAGGCGAGCGTATCCAGGACGCCGATGAGATCAAGCGCCTGAATGCCCTCGCGGTGCCCCCCGCCTATACCGATGTGTGGATCTGCGCCGACCCGTGTGGCCATCTGCAAGCCACCGGCCGCGATGCGCGGGGGCGCAAGCAGTACCGCTACCACGCACGCTGGCGCGAAGTGCGCGACAGCGACAAGTACGCTCGGCTGCAGGAGTTCGGCAACGCCCTGCCGAAACTGCGCAAACAGCTGGAAGCGCAAATCGCCGAGCCGGGGTTTACCCGTGAAAAGGTGCTGGCCACGGTGGTGATGCTGCTGGACGCCACGCTGATCCGCGTCGGCAATACCCAATATGCCCGGGACAACAAATCCTACGGGCTGACCACCCTGCGCACCCGCCATGTCGATGTGAAAGGGAGCGAGATCCAGTTCCAGTTTCGCGGCAAGAGCGGCGTGGAGCACCAGGTCAGCGTCAAGGACCGGCGCCTGGCCACGGTGGTCAAGCGCTGCCTGGAACTGCCGGGGCAGAACCTGTTTCAGTACCTGGATGAAGACGGCGAGCGCCACACCGTCAGCTCCCATGACGTGAATGCCTACCTGCACGACCTCACCGGCGCCGACTTCACCGCCAAGGACTACCGCACCTGGGCCGGCACCGCCATGGCGCTGGCCGTGCTGCGCGAATTGCAGTGGCAGCCGGAATCCGACGCCAAACGGCATGTGGTGGCGATGGTCAAGGATGTCGCCAAGCAGCTGGGTAACACGCCGGCCGTGTGCCGCAAATGTTATATCCATCCGGCGGTGCTCGAGCACTTCAGCCTCGGTGAACTCTCCAAATTGCCCAAGCCGCGGCTGCGCAAAGGGCTCAAGGCCGAGGAAGTGGCGCTGGCCATGTTCCTTGAACAACTGGCAGCAGACTTGCCGAAAAAAGCCAAGACGGGTTAG